In Polynucleobacter sp. es-EL-1, the following are encoded in one genomic region:
- a CDS encoding leucyl aminopeptidase, translated as MQFSTKIFSQADINSPKQLKASLLALLAYPSDCLVLAYTKADVDALRGSKAKSGVLAELDRILGGSVTHANLVGDLDTQQASVCSLRAEKSWAAAGVKTKRVLLACLGDVNFAEARSLNAFSKIARSALKHLSGGSIQNAVWFIPSFALGHRAEFIAEEVRLTIQYAGDQAYRFGVRQPAMKFKAKDKADAFNHLIFAGNDACAKELKAAVAEGVAMVEGMNLAKDLGNLPPNICTPTYLGKAAQGLSKKTALKVEVMGRKQIEALGMGSFLSVAQGSNTPPQFIVMRHQGGKVGEAPIVLVGKGITFDTGGISLKPGEAMDEMKYDMCGAASVIGTMYATALMKLKKNVIGVVPTCENMPSGNATRPGDIVKSMSGQTIEILNTDAEGRLILCDALTYVERFKPKAVIDVATLTGACVIALGHVHSGLFSDDEALVGALTKAGHASLDTVWRLPLDAAYHEQLKSNFADVANIGGRPAGSVTAACFLSRFTEKYKWAHLDIAGTAWKSGAAKGATGRPVPLLVNYLLEQK; from the coding sequence ATGCAATTTAGTACAAAGATTTTCTCCCAAGCTGATATCAACAGCCCAAAGCAGCTAAAAGCGAGTCTTTTAGCCTTGTTAGCCTATCCCTCTGATTGCTTGGTTTTGGCCTATACCAAGGCTGACGTAGACGCCTTAAGGGGCTCAAAGGCAAAGAGTGGTGTATTGGCGGAGTTGGATCGCATACTTGGGGGTTCAGTAACCCATGCAAACTTGGTGGGCGATCTCGATACTCAGCAGGCTTCAGTGTGCAGTTTACGTGCAGAAAAGTCTTGGGCGGCTGCGGGGGTAAAAACAAAGCGTGTTCTTTTGGCATGCTTGGGTGATGTCAATTTCGCTGAGGCGAGAAGCTTAAATGCCTTTTCTAAGATTGCTCGTTCAGCGCTCAAGCATTTAAGCGGTGGCTCGATTCAAAATGCCGTGTGGTTTATTCCAAGTTTTGCTCTTGGTCATCGCGCAGAATTTATTGCGGAAGAAGTGCGTTTAACCATTCAATACGCTGGCGATCAAGCATATCGATTTGGGGTGCGACAACCCGCCATGAAATTTAAAGCGAAGGATAAGGCGGATGCATTTAACCATCTCATATTTGCTGGAAATGATGCCTGTGCTAAGGAGTTAAAAGCTGCCGTAGCAGAGGGCGTTGCGATGGTTGAGGGTATGAATCTGGCTAAGGATCTCGGTAATTTGCCGCCCAACATTTGCACGCCTACTTATTTAGGTAAGGCGGCACAAGGTTTATCTAAGAAAACTGCTCTCAAAGTAGAAGTAATGGGGCGTAAGCAAATTGAAGCCTTGGGCATGGGATCATTCCTATCGGTTGCTCAAGGATCTAACACTCCACCGCAATTTATTGTGATGCGTCACCAAGGTGGCAAGGTCGGTGAAGCCCCGATTGTTTTAGTTGGTAAAGGAATTACTTTTGATACTGGCGGAATATCACTCAAACCGGGTGAAGCTATGGATGAGATGAAGTACGACATGTGTGGTGCGGCATCGGTCATTGGCACGATGTATGCAACAGCTTTAATGAAGTTGAAAAAGAATGTGATCGGCGTTGTGCCCACTTGTGAAAATATGCCATCTGGTAACGCTACCCGCCCTGGCGATATCGTTAAAAGTATGTCAGGTCAAACCATCGAGATTCTCAATACCGATGCGGAAGGCCGCTTAATTCTCTGTGATGCTTTAACGTACGTTGAGCGCTTTAAGCCAAAGGCAGTGATTGATGTAGCCACCTTAACGGGGGCTTGTGTCATTGCTCTCGGGCATGTGCATAGTGGATTATTTTCTGATGACGAAGCTTTGGTCGGCGCCCTGACTAAGGCCGGTCACGCTTCGCTTGATACTGTGTGGCGCTTACCTTTGGACGCTGCATATCATGAGCAGTTGAAATCTAATTTTGCGGATGTTGCTAATATCGGCGGTCGCCCTGCAGGTAGCGTCACAGCCGCATGCTTCCTATCTCGCTTTACTGAGAAATACAAATGGGCGCATTTAGATATTGCCGGTACTGCATGGAAGAGTGGGGCTGCAAAAGGAGCAACAGGACGTCCAGTACCGCTTTTAGTTAATTACTTGCTTGAGCAAAAATAA
- a CDS encoding DNA polymerase III subunit chi, with protein sequence MSKNKRKEQLMARIDFHSNVSDKLQYACRLTRKIWSATPAGQPVRHIVMVGERSDLQKLDELLWTFSAIDFLPHAFIDDEAAIESPILLSEDFFAPALSNLPHADVLIHLGMRMPSDVAALANRFPRIVEVVTINEAERLAGRERYKAYRDLGHELHNFDQSKAG encoded by the coding sequence TTGAGCAAAAATAAGCGTAAAGAACAGCTCATGGCGCGCATTGATTTTCATAGTAATGTAAGTGACAAACTGCAATATGCTTGCCGTTTAACACGCAAGATTTGGAGTGCTACTCCTGCTGGTCAGCCTGTGCGTCATATTGTGATGGTGGGTGAGCGATCAGATCTTCAAAAGTTAGATGAGCTGCTTTGGACATTTAGTGCCATCGATTTTTTGCCCCATGCTTTTATTGATGATGAGGCGGCAATAGAGTCTCCAATTTTATTGAGCGAGGATTTTTTTGCACCCGCTCTGTCAAACTTGCCCCATGCTGATGTATTGATTCACTTGGGCATGCGTATGCCAAGTGATGTAGCGGCTCTAGCAAACCGTTTCCCGAGAATTGTTGAGGTTGTGACAATCAATGAAGCTGAGCGTTTAGCAGGTCGTGAGCGATATAAAGCCTATCGTGATTTGGGGCATGAACTACATAACTTTGATCAATCTAAGGCTGGATAG
- the lgt gene encoding prolipoprotein diacylglyceryl transferase: MFIHPQFDPEVLRIGSFAIHWYGLMYLLAFVQFLLLGRLRIRAPRYQSLGWTYKDLEDLLFAGVLGVVLGGRIGYTLFYMPGYYLSHPLSIFKIWEGGMSFHGGLLGVLLALLWFAHRRKVSFFVVSDLVAPLVPFGLAFGRLGNFINGELWGRPTDLPWAMVFPLVDSIPRHPSQLYQLFGEGLCLGIVLWIYSSKPHRVGQVSGLFLLGYGVCRFLAEFAREPDAFLGLLGLGLSMGQWLSVPMIIFGIYLLVGFKSKSA; this comes from the coding sequence ATGTTTATTCATCCCCAGTTTGATCCTGAAGTTCTCCGTATTGGCTCATTTGCCATTCATTGGTATGGGTTGATGTATCTCTTAGCCTTTGTTCAATTTTTATTGCTAGGGCGACTGCGCATTCGTGCGCCACGCTACCAATCTCTGGGGTGGACATACAAAGATTTAGAGGACTTATTGTTTGCTGGAGTGTTGGGTGTTGTATTGGGTGGTCGCATTGGCTATACCTTGTTTTATATGCCTGGCTACTACCTTTCTCATCCCTTAAGTATTTTTAAAATCTGGGAAGGTGGCATGTCTTTCCATGGTGGCCTTCTGGGCGTCCTGCTCGCATTGCTTTGGTTTGCGCATCGTCGGAAAGTATCGTTTTTTGTTGTGAGTGATTTAGTTGCGCCTCTGGTGCCTTTTGGCTTGGCATTTGGACGCTTAGGCAATTTTATTAATGGTGAGTTATGGGGGAGACCTACAGACTTACCATGGGCCATGGTTTTTCCATTGGTTGACTCCATCCCACGACATCCATCACAGTTGTATCAGTTGTTTGGTGAGGGGCTGTGCCTTGGGATTGTGCTGTGGATCTACTCTAGTAAACCCCACAGGGTTGGTCAGGTTTCTGGACTGTTCTTATTGGGTTATGGTGTCTGCCGATTCCTGGCTGAGTTTGCCCGTGAGCCGGATGCCTTCTTAGGCCTCTTGGGATTAGGTCTCTCGATGGGTCAATGGCTTTCTGTGCCAATGATTATTTTTGGCATTTATTTGCTAGTA